Proteins encoded in a region of the Anguilla anguilla isolate fAngAng1 chromosome 10, fAngAng1.pri, whole genome shotgun sequence genome:
- the tmem267 gene encoding transmembrane protein 267, with amino-acid sequence MAMAVNAAAEAEKARALLQTFSSASVAASVGLGVFCFCADRLLQLSLIQSHLWLRAAADNAVHAAIALWAWAIVIGLRKRSDLCEVALAGFFASVIDLDHFYLAGSLSLKAAVSLPHRPPLHCSTLIPVLCLSLRLLMWLFRLKDSWCFLPWMLFIALASHHVRDGVRHGLWVWPLGNTAPVPYWLYVGISATLPHLCSVLMYLTGTRDVISTKHGVAIDV; translated from the exons ATGGCGATGGCGGTGAacgcggcggcggaggcggagAAGGCGCGGGCGCTCCTGCAGACCTTCAGCTCGGCGTCGGTGGCAGCCAGCGTGGGCCTGGGCGTCTTCTGCTTCTGCGCCGACCGCCTGCTGCAGCTGTCACTCATCCAGAGCCACCTATGGCTGCGTGCTGCCGCCGACAACGCGGTCCACGCTGCCATCGCGCTCTGGGCCTGGGCCATCGTCATCggcctgaggaagaggagcgacCTGTGCGAGGTGGCGCTGGCCGGCTTCTTCGCCTCTGTCATCGACCTGGATCACTTCTACCTGGCCGGCTCGCTGTCACTCAAG gcGGCTGTCAGCCtgccccaccgccccccactgCACTGCTCCACGCTGATCCCGGTGCTCTGCCTGTCGCTGAGGCTGCTCATGTGGCTGTTCCGGCTGAAGGACTCCTGGTGCTTCCTCCCCTGGATGCTCTTCATCGCGCTGGCGTCCCACCACGTGCGGGATGGGGTGCGGCACGGCCTGTGGGTGTGGCCCCTGGGGAACACCGCACCCGTGCCCTACTGGCTGTACGTGGGCATCAGCGCCACCCTGCCCCACCTCTGCTCCGTGCTCATGTACCTGACGGGCACCAGAGACGTGATCTCCACCAAACACGGCGTCGCCATCGacgtctga
- the LOC118206565 gene encoding lysophosphatidic acid receptor 1-A, with translation MAEGQCYYNETIAFFYNRSGKYLATEWNTVSKLVMGLGITVCIIIMLANLLVMVAIYTNRRFHFPIYYLMANLAAADFFAGLAYFYLMFNTGPNTRRLTVSTWLLRQGLLDTSLTASVANLLAIAIERHITVFRMQLHTRMSNRRVVVVIVVIWTMSIVMGAIPSAGWNCICDLSICSNMAPLYSNSYLVFWAVFNLVTFVVMVVLYAHIFVYVRQRTMRMSRQISGPRRKRDTMMSLLKTVVIVLGAFIICWTPGLVLLLLDVFCTKCNVLDFEKFFLLLAEFNSAMNPIIYSYRDKEMSATFKQILCCRRQENVNGAADGSDRSASSVNHTILSAPLYDRTVV, from the exons ATGGCCGAAGGGCAGTGCTACTACAACGAGACAATCGCCTTCTTCTACAACCGCAGCGGGAAGTATCTGGCCACAGAATGGAATACAGTCAGCAAGCTGGTGATGGGACTGGGCATCACTGTGtgcatcatcataatgctgGCCAACCTGCTGGTCATGGTCGCCATCTACACCAACCGCCGCTTCCACTTCCCCATCTACTATCTCATGGCCAACCTGGCGGCCGCGGACTTCTTTGCCGGGCTGGCGTACTTCTACCTGATGTTCAACACGGGTCCGAACACGCGGAGGCTGACCGTGAGCACCTGGCTGCTTCGGCAGGGCCTGCTGGACACCAGCCTGACCGCCTCGGTGGCCAACCTGCTGGCCATCGCCATCGAGCGCCACATTACCGTCTTCCGCATGCAGCTGCACACGCGCATGAGCAACCGGCGCGTGGTGGTGGTCATCGTGGTCATCTGGACCATGTCCATCGTCATGGGCGCCATCCCCAGCGCTGGCTGGAACTGCATCTGCGACCTGAGCATCTGCTCCAACATGGCGCCCCTCTACAGCAACTCCTACCTGGTCTTCTGGGCCGTCTTCAACCTGGTCACCTTCGTGGTCATGGTGGTGCTCTACGCCCACATATTCGTCTACGTGCGGCAGAGGACCATGCGGATGTCCCGCCAGATCTCTGGGCCCCGGCGGAAGAGGGACACCATGATGAGTCTGCTGAAGACCGTGGTGATTGTCCTGG GTGCCTTCATCATTTGCTGGACACCTGGTTTGGTTTTGCTGCTCTTGGATGTTTTCTGCACCAAATGCAACGTGCTGGATTTCGAGAAGTTCTTCCTCCTCTTGGCTGAGTTCAACTCCGCCATGAACCCCATCATCTACTCGTACCGGGACAAGGAGATGAGCGCCACCTTCAAGCAGATCCTGTGCTGCCGGCGGCAGGAGAACGTAAACGGTGCCGCGGACGGCTCTGACCGCTCGGCCTCCTCCGTCAACCACACCATCCTGAGCGCGCCGCTTTACGACCGCACGGTTGTGTAG